Genomic DNA from Chlorocebus sabaeus isolate Y175 chromosome 6, mChlSab1.0.hap1, whole genome shotgun sequence:
TGCAGCCTGGGCTGATGGCAGGGTGGACAAGGATGGGCTTCCGAGAGTCTGGCCTTGCTTGCCCCCAGTGACGGGAAGCTCAGCCCCTCCAACTGTCAAGTTGTGAAGCTTTCTCTTGGAACCTGGGCTCAGGCTGCAGTCTGGGCTTCCTGGCCCATGACACCTCAGAGTGTGGGAACAGGGTGGGCCTCAGTCCCACCTGTGAGTTGGGCGTCAGATAGGATCCCTCTGGCCTCCTCATCGCTGCCCCCATCCCCGCCATCACGCTTCCCACTGGGCCCTGCCGCCTTCCTGCCTCTGGCCCTTTAAGTCCCGGGCAGGAAGCCCCTCCCCATTTAGGGCAATAAATGGACACGTAAAATGGCCGAGGGCCTGTTTGCTCCATGTCTGGCCCAGAGGGAGGCTTGCGGGCGAGGGCAGGCGGGCAGGGGGCGGGCTGGCAGCTGGCAGCCACCCCAGGCCGTTGGTGCCCCCCGATCGGGACACTGCATTCCTGTCCCATTAAACCCAGGCCGAGGACTGGGCCAGGCGGGGCTTGGCACCAGGTCAGGGCGGGGTTACCCGTCGGGACTAACCTTGCAACACAGGCCTctgggcggggagggggcgggggctgCCGGGTGCGGGCCTGGCAGCCGCACCTGCACACCAGGCTTGCAATGTGACCTTGGGCTAGCCGCccaccctctctgggcctggtTTCCCCTTCCAGCTTCCTCCTCAGACCCCACCACTCACTCCCTTGGTAGGTGAGGAGGGGACAGAATTCCCGGAATAGCATTCAGGAGCAAAGTTCCCATCTGTGAGGGGCGGTGAACGGCCTGGTGATGTGTTTTGGGGACTGGCTCTGGCGCGCGGTAGGTCCCTGGGCTCAGTTTGCTGAATGGATGTGAGCGGGGACCCTGACCACAGTGGGGGGCCCCTTTCCACTGTCACGTcccccaggagacggaggctcagagaagtctcgcatcttgcccaaggtcacacagcgtGGAGGTGGGGGAGCTGAGGCTTGAACCCGAGCTGCTCTGTGCAGCACGTAGGAGGGGTGAGAGGTCCCTTTGGCCTCGTTCTCTGCTCTCCCTGGGCAGGGGGTTGGGTGGGGGCCCTGAGCCCCTCATTAGATGGCCCCCTGCTCCAGGAAGTGGCCTTGGGGAAGGTGGCGGGTGGCAGTTACCTGCCCAGCCCTCACCTTGTCATGTGACCTTGGGGAGGCCCCTGGCTCCCACACCCTGCACTAGCGATGCAGCCTCGTCTCAGCCGGTCCCCCTTCCCCGGTCGCCCACCTCCAGGCCTCCGTTCCTGATGCTCCCTGTGCTGGGGCGCCCTTCTGGGGATGCCGGGGTCCTTCCTGGGCGACACCTGCTACTGCCTGAGCCATGTCAGGGAGCTTCCGAGCTCACGGCACATCCCCAGCAGAGCTGGGAGTGGCAGCCACCCAGGTCAGAGGGCTGCTGTGTGACCTCGACTGGGCcacctcacctctctgagcctctcagGGACCTGGGAAGACGAAGGGAAGGTGCCCAGTTAGTTTGGGAGCACAGAGGAGGCCAAAATACGGCCTGGGTGCCGTGGCTCTTGACAGACGCTACAGCAAGTGACCCTTAGGTTAGATGGGAGGTGGGACTGGTAGGCTGCACCGCCCCCTAGTTCTGAGTATGCCCTGCAGCCAGCTGGGCGGGCCCGGGCGTGGGCTGTCTCTGGTTTATCCAGCAGTTTGCTGCGCCCCTACTGTGCGCCGCCCTCCCTGGGACTGGCCCAGCGGGAGGAGGGCGCCCCACCTCCAGCCCAGGAGGGGCCTGCCAGGGCCTGCCCCTCGGCCGCCGAGTCAGCACCGAGCAGCCCCGGAAATCCCACGGAGGCCAGCGCGGGGGAGGAGTTGTGATGAAAGATGGGGCCCCGGGTGGGTGTGGGCCGAGCCCAGGGGACCCTGGCCGGCAGGGGTGGGAACCTGGCTGGCGTGGGGCCGGGGCTTCCCGGAGGAGGGGAATGAAACCACCGCCTGCGGAGGCGTTTACCGTGTTGGGCGCACAGTGGGGCTTCAGCACTTGGTGACTTTCTACTGCCAAGACTTTGCAGCGCCCCCCAGGGTGCTCTGCCTGGGCCCGGCCTCCCCCTTTCTCGCCACGGAGGGAGGGTCTTCGGCCTTTTCCTTAGGGGAGGCCtccaggaggcccaggtgggggCAGTGGCGCAGGGCGTGGCCAGCAGGTGGCTTGTGTTCCTTGAGTGAGGGTGTGGGTCAGTTGTCTCAGAGCAAGTTTAGTTTCCAGGGTGAGGGCAGGGCCTTGCCCTGAATGGGTGGGGGGGCCGGCCCCTCCATCATTTTCtggcccccagcccctggaagTCAGCCCTGCCAGGCACCCTTAGGCTGCAGGCCTCCCTGGGCCCcggtgttctcatctgtaaaacgtgGCCACGGTCCTCTCGTGAGGGCTTTCCTTGGCTGACATCACCCGGGGCCTGACTGCTTCGAGGGAGGGCCTCAGTGATATTTAGCGGGGAATAGGGACCCAAGACAGGGTCCCAGGCTGGAGAGGGCAGAGACTGGGACCCCCGGACCCAACCTGGAGATGGAATCTTCACACTGGTGGGGTCTCCGGGAGGTGGCTCAGCCACCTGGATTATTTTGGGCCCATCCTCTAGGACCCAGGAAAGATAGCTCCCAGCCACTCCAGAGCGGGGGCCTTGGTCACCTGAGGGGAAGAGCGGCCCAGCAGGCCCGGGGTGGCCATCTTGGGGCGTTGGTGGCCTGGGTCAGAGGTCTGCCCCATGCAGGGAGCTCCATCTGCTCACGCGCTCCCCGCGGCCCGGGGCCAGACGGCAGATGGTGGCAGGGGGTGGACACCACCAAAGGGGGCTCCTCAGAGGCTTCCTAGGACCGAGCCTTGGGTGGGGTCGcccccctcctgccctccctgctcCCAGCAGCCACATCTGAGCCCACCACCCCACCACAGGCCTCGGAGTGGACGGGGGCGCTGagcagctgggccctgggccgaggctggaaggagggaaggaaggcggGTGGAGGGGCCTGGGGAGCGTGGTGGCACTGAGCAAGCTCACAAAGGCCTCTGTGTCGCCCAGCAGCTCAGGCCCGGCGCTGAGGGCCCCGGGCTTTGGGTCCGGCTGGACCGACACCGTGCCTCCCTCGTGGGGCCTGGCTCAAGCTCATCAGCGTCAGAACCTGCCTTGGCTGCCGGGCTGGGGGACTGGAGGGTCCGGTGGCCTGGAGGAGGCTGTGAAAGGCCCGGCTCAGGCCCTCTCCCCAGGGGCCTTGCCCAGAGGCTCTGGCCCGAGAGCCACCGGCCGGCCTGGAGGAATGTGAGCTGTGCTGGGTGACTCGGGGCAGCCGGGGGCTCTCAGGAGAGGGCggaggggtggggacaggggccAGAGGGTTGCACAAGCTCTGAGTGGGTGGATGAGTCACAGCCGAGGGGAAGGCGgaaaaaagggagggggagaaagggGTGGGACAGACACAGTCCCCCCAGGGCCCGGCGCTGCCTGAAACCTCTGCCCATTTGACAGATAGGgcgactgaggcccagagagggccaaGGCCTTGCCTGGGACTGAACAGCTCAGCTGGGGCGGCTGAGAGTTGAGGAGGGGCTGCCAGGCGGGCCTGTGGGCAGGCAGGAGGTGGCTAGGGGTTCCCCCAGCTCCCTGCTCTTCCCGGGCTACAGCCCAGTCTCTGTTACTCACAGCTAGGGCTGAGCTATGCTGGGGGATCTGAGGGGCAGGAAGGGGTTTAGCCTGCAGAGTCACTGGCCCTGCCTGGACGGGGCACACCCACGATGGCCTTGACCTCGTCTGGGTTTCGGCACTGGGTCCCTGTGCCTGGGCTACCACACCCCTTCCTGCTGACTCAGAGCCCCCTGAAAAGGACCAGGCCCCACCAGGAGGCAGGGTTGGGGAGGCCAAGGGGTCGGCATTTAGGTCCACTCCCGGTTTGAGTTCGGACGCAACTGTGGCCTCATGGTGGGGCCTCGGGCAAGTGGCCTCAGCCCACGATGGAGTAGGTGTTGCTGATGGGGTTCGGGTGGAACCGGCGGGAAGTACGTGttatgtgttgttgttgttgggtgtttttttttttttttttttttttgagacggagtctcgctctgtcactaggctggagtgctgtggtgtgatctaggtggctcactgcagcctccacctcccgggttcaagtgattctcctgcctcagcctcgtgagtagttgggactataggcgtgagctaattttttgttagtgatggggtttcaccatattgcccaggatggtctccatctcttgagcttgtgatccacccgccttggcccctcaaagtgctaggatcacaagCGTGAACTGCTGCGCCCAGCCAAAGTAGGTGTTTTGTAAAGGTCACTGCGTGGCCTCCCCTCTGTATCGGCCAAAGCCCATGCTCAGACCAAAGGAAAATGGCTCAAATCAGGGCACTTTTCTcgagcatctactgtgtgctcCTGTAGCACCTCGGAGTGccctttccttatttatttatttatttatttatccaagaaggagtttcgctcttgttgtccaggcgggagtacaatggcgcaacctctgcctcccaggttccagcgattctcctgcctcagtctcccaagtagctggaattacaggcatgcgccaccacgcccggctaattttgtatttttagtagagacgaggtttcaccatgttggtcaggctggtcttgaactcccgaccttacgtgatccgcccaccttggcctcacaaagtgctgggattacaggtgtgagccaccgcacccagccttttttttttttttttttttttgagacggagtcttgctctgtgccccaggctggagtgcagtggccggatctcagctcactgcaagctccgcccccccgggttcacgccattctcctgcctcagcctcccgagtaactgggactacaggtgcccgccacctcgcccggctaattttcttgtatttttagtagagacggggtttcaccgtgttagccaggatggtctcgatctcctgacctcgtgatccgcccgtctcggcctcccaaagtgctgggattacaggcttgagccaccgcgcccggctttttttttttgaattaattaatttatttttttgagatggagtcttgctctgttgtccaggctggagtgcagtgactccatccaggctcaccgcaacctccgcctcccgggttcaagcgattcttctgcctcagcctcctactcgagtagctggcattacaggcacacgccaccacgcctagctgaattttttttaagatggagtctcgctctgtggcccaggcaggagtgcagtggtgcagtctcggcttactgcaacctccatctcccgggttcaagcgattctcccgcctcagcctcctgagtagctgggattacaggcgtgtaccaccatgcccatctatttttgtatttttagtagagatggggtttcactgtgttagccaggatggttttgatctcctgacctggtgatccgcccgccttagcctcccaaagtgctgggattacaggtgtgagccaccgcacccggcctaatttttgtatttttattagagacagggtttcaccatgttggccaggctggtcgctggtcttgaactcctgacctcaagtgatctgcccacctcaccctcccaaaaatgctggaattacgggtgtgagcACTGAGCCCAGCCTCAAAGTCCCCTTTCAACAGGCATTGCCGGGGGTCCTCCTGGGAGGGGTGGTACCAGTGTGCCTGTGACACTTAGGCGCCTAGTGTGGATTTTGCCGGCATAATCTCACACTGATGAGACAGAACAGGGCATCTGACTGCTCTTGGgcacagctggggaaactgaggctggtgGGGGGCAGGACACCTGACTGTCCTCATGCACAgctggggaaattgaggctggaGGCAGGACATCTGGCCGCCTTCGTGTACAGATGGGAAACAGGCCGGGAGTGGGACACCTGATTGCCTTCCTgtacagctggggaaactgaggctggggacAGGACATCTGATTGCTTTTGTGCACAGCTGGGGAGACAGGCTGGGGGAGGCAGGATATCCGACCATTCTCATGCacatctggggaaactgaggctagagAATAGGACATTTGACTGCCCTTGGGAACAgctgggtaaactgaggctggggaGCCAGGACATCTGGCTATCCTCATGCACAGATGGAAAACtgagtcttggccgggcgcagtgactcatgcctgtaatcttagcaccttgggaggcagggGCGGTTGGATATTTGAGgccagggttttttgttttgttttgtttttcttgagacggagtctcgctctgtcgcccaggctggagtgcagtggtgcgatcccggctcactggttcatgccattctcctgcctcatcctccaagtagctgggactacaggcccccgccaccatacccggctaattttgtgtattttttagtagagacagggttacactgtgttagccaggatggtcttgatctcctgacctcatgattcgcccgcctcggcctcccaaagtgctggaattacaggcgtgagccaccgcgccaggccgagGCCagggttttgagaccagcctggccaacatgatgaaagcttttctctactaaagacacaccaaaaaagaaaagaggctggaggcaggacaTGTATCACTTTGGTGCACAGCTGGGGAAGCTTGGGCTGGAAAGGCGTGACATCTGACCGCCTTCACGTGCAGGTGGGAATGGAGGCTGGGGAAGCAGGGTGGAGCGCTGCTTCTCAAGGGCCTCGGGCCTTCGTCAGTGGGCACAGGAACCCCCGCACCCCGACTCACGAGCACCCTCTTCCTCCCCACTGCTGCAGGTCTCGGCGCGGAAGATGGCCGGCGGCGTGGACGGCCCCATCGGGATCCCGTTCCCCGACCACAGCAGCGACATCCTGAGTGGGCTGAACGAGCAGCGGACGCAGGGCCTGCTGTGCGACGTGGTGATCCTGGTGGAGGGCCGCGAGTTCCCCACGCACCGCTCGGTGCTGGCCGCCTGCAGCCAGtacttcaagaagctgttcacgtCGGGCGCGGTGGTGGACCAGCAGAACGTGTACGAGATCGACTTCGTCAGCGCCGAGGCGCTCACCGCGCTCATGGACTTCGCCTACACGGCCACGCTCACCGTCAGCACGGCCAACGTGGGTGACATCCTCAGCGCCGCCCGCCTGCTGGAGATCCCCGCCGTGAGCCACGTGTGCGCCGACCTCCTGGACCGGCAGATCCTGGCGGCCGACGCGGGCGCCGACGCCGGGCAGCTGGACCTTGTAGATCAAATTGATCAGCGCAACCTCCTCCGCGCCAAGGAGTACCTCGAGTTCTTCCAGAGCAACCCCATGAACAGCCTGCCCCCCGcggctgccgccgccgccgccagctTCCCGTGGTCCGCCTTCGGGGCGTCCGATGATGACCTGGATGCCACCAAGGAGGCCGTGGCCGCTGCCGTGGCCGCCGTGGCCGCGGGCGACTGCAACGGCTTAGACTTCTATGGGCCGGGCCCCCCGGCCGAGCGACCCCCGACGGGGGATGGGGACGAGGGCGACAGCAACCCGGGTCTGTGGCCGGAGCGGGATGAGGACGCCCCCACCGGGGGTCTGTTTCCGCCGCCGGTGGCCCCGCCGGCCGCCACCCAGAACGGCCACTACGGCCGGGGCGGAGAGGAGGAGGCCGCCTCGCTGTCGGAGGCGGCCCCCGAGCCAGGCGACTCTCCGGGCTTCCTGTCGGGAGCGGCCGAGGGCGAGGACGGGGACGGGCCCGACGTGGACGGGCTGGCGGCCAGCACGCTGCTGCAGCAGATGATGTCCTCGGTGGGCCGGGCGGGGGCCGCGGCGGGGGACAGCGACGACGAGTCGCGGGCCGACGACAAGGGCGTCATGGACTACTACCTGAAGTACTTCAGCGGCGCCCACGACGGCGACGTCTACCCGGCCTGGTCGCAGAAGGTGGAGAAGAAGATCCGAGCCAAGGCCTTCCAGAAGTGCCCCATCTGCGAGAAGGTCATCCAGGGCGCCGGCAAGCTGCCGCGGCACATCCGCACCCACACGGGCGAGAAGCCCTACGAGTGCAACATCTGCAAGGTCCGCTTCACCAGGTGAGCTGCCCGCCGCGGGGTAGGCGCCGCCCTGCTCCCTGCCCCGGCATCGGCCACTCGCAGGCCCCTCCGCGCCTCTCTCCCTGCACCGCACGCACACATGCACTCAGATGCACGGACACACATGCACTCAGATGCACGGACACACATATGCATGCCACGTACACAGACGCACACACAAGACACGCAGACGTGCAGatgcatatatgcacatgcagacatgtacacagacacatgcatgccACGTACACACAGACATGTGCACACGCAGACACGCACACAGACGCACACATGCATGCCAGGTACACATCCACACACGCAgacgcacacacgcacatgcacagaCATgtacacgcacatgcacacacatgcatgtcacacatgcacacagacgcacacgcacacatgcactaCACGTGCACAGatgcacatgcgcacacacatgctacacagacacatgcagacccatgcacaccacatacacatgcacatacacagacgcacatgcacacacacgtgcacgcagACACGCACACAGATGGACAGGCACATAGAAACATGCACgcaggcacatgcacacagacatatacatgcacagacatacacacacatatgtgcagaCATTGCAAACATGCACCCACTGATATacatgcacacgcatgcacacagacacaccccaCCTCTTGGGCCCAAAGCCACCGCTTCCCTAACCCACGTGCCTGTTAAGAACAACCTAGACCAGGCCCTGCCCTTGTGTGTGGACATCTCGGTGGGTGACAGCGCAGGCCAGACATAAGATAACAGCCAGGTCATATGCAAAGCGTGCCGGACAGGGTTGAGCTGCGGGAGGTCGCGGGAAGGTAGTCGCTCTTCCTCCCTGGAGGGCTGGTTCTTCTCTTCTgcacttttggatttttttctgtttctgctttgggAGAGGGTGACAGAACCTCAGGCTTAGGGAGGGAGAGCCCAGGCTGTTGAGCGGTTTCTGAGTTTCCCGTGAGCCTGGGTAATTTGCTTCAATCAGCCAACATTTATGAAGCATCTGCTGGTGCCAGGCCTGTTCTAGGCGCCGGGGACAGGCCTTGCTGGAACCCGAAGGAGCTGTAGGAAAGggcgttccaggcagagggaacagccagtgcagaggccctgaggcCAGCTCAGCTTGAAAGATCACCGTGCCCCTGTGGGAGCCACGGGGCTTGGTCCCTAAAcagcaggagttcaaggccaggtcGGGGCAGTTTGCGATTTGGTCTCAGGAGTCCAGAGGTGGCTGCCTAGGCCTCGTAGATCCCCACGGCTGTAGCGGTGGGGGCAGGGGGCTGACAGGCAGGGACCTGGCCAGGCCGGGTGACTCAGCACCACCCCCTGCCCCCCGCCCGCCCTGGGGTTCCCCCAGCCACGCCCACCGAGGCTGAAGAAAGAGGCCATTGTCCCAGCTTCCCAGCCGCACCCCGTGGGGACAGGAACTGGGACTGACCCCTCCCCAGCACCCCGGCCCCCTCCCCAGCAGGCCAGGAGAGGAGGGTGCGGCCTGGACTCCGGCGCCCAGGAGTGCCAGGCAGGGGCAaagggcactttgggaggcaggcagtgTAGCTGGTGGCTTGCCCCTCCTTGGTGAGGTTGGGGTACTGGAGGTCTTGGGGGGCGCCTCTTCCTCTAGGCAGGGTTCACTGTGGGTTCGTCTCTGAGCTCAGGAAGAGCAGCTTGGTGGGGTGCAGAGAACCGGGGTCTGCAGAGGGGACCGGGCTGAGCGAAGGTGGTGGCCCCCGCCCTACCTCCCTGGCCACAGGCCACAGGCCACAGACCTGGTTTCATTCTGACTCGGGCACTGCTGGCTATCCCACCCGACCCAGGGCTGATCCCCTCAGTCAGGGAAACCGAGGCTTAGAGAGGGACAATTGTTGAGgcctcttcctcccaccccaatTTAGACCCACCTGCTTCCTCTTTTCCCCCACCCTGTGCCCGGATCCCCTCTCCCCAGGGCACCAGCACCCCCACCCTCCAAAAGCCTGGGAGCCCGAGGCCCCTCTGAGTCACAGCAGGGCGTTGAGTAAGTGGGGCCTGTGGTGGCCGGGGCTATAATTACCCAGGCTGGGGCTCGGGGTGATGAAACTAGGGATAcctccgcccccaccccacctctgtgTGGCCCTCTAGCCTGCTGTGCAGCCCCAGGCaagtccctttctctctctgggcctccCAGGCTCATCTGGGGAGTCTCTGCACAGTTCTAGAAAAACCTATGGCTGCCATCCCCTCTGTGAGCCCGGCCCTGGGCCAGATCTGGGCAGGGCAACCTGGAGACCTCTCCGTGGGCTCTACAGAA
This window encodes:
- the ZBTB7A gene encoding zinc finger and BTB domain-containing protein 7A gives rise to the protein MAGGVDGPIGIPFPDHSSDILSGLNEQRTQGLLCDVVILVEGREFPTHRSVLAACSQYFKKLFTSGAVVDQQNVYEIDFVSAEALTALMDFAYTATLTVSTANVGDILSAARLLEIPAVSHVCADLLDRQILAADAGADAGQLDLVDQIDQRNLLRAKEYLEFFQSNPMNSLPPAAAAAAASFPWSAFGASDDDLDATKEAVAAAVAAVAAGDCNGLDFYGPGPPAERPPTGDGDEGDSNPGLWPERDEDAPTGGLFPPPVAPPAATQNGHYGRGGEEEAASLSEAAPEPGDSPGFLSGAAEGEDGDGPDVDGLAASTLLQQMMSSVGRAGAAAGDSDDESRADDKGVMDYYLKYFSGAHDGDVYPAWSQKVEKKIRAKAFQKCPICEKVIQGAGKLPRHIRTHTGEKPYECNICKVRFTRQDKLKVHMRKHTGEKPYLCQQCGAAFAHNYDLKNHMRVHTGLRPYQCDSCCKTFVRSDHLHRHLKKDGCNGVPSRRGRKPRVRGGGPDPSPGTTATPGAPAQPSSPDARRNGQEKHFKDEDEDEDVASPDGLGRLNVAGAGGGGDSGGGPGAATDGNFTAGLA